The following proteins are co-located in the Tiliqua scincoides isolate rTilSci1 chromosome 8, rTilSci1.hap2, whole genome shotgun sequence genome:
- the GADD45B gene encoding growth arrest and DNA damage-inducible protein GADD45 beta, protein MTLEELVTCDNTEKKMKSVSESVEHLLVAAQRQGCLTVGVYESAKLMNVDPDSVVLCLLAIDEEDEDDIALQIHFTLIQAFCCDNDINILRVSGMERLAAILGESPADNSEPRDLHCILVTNPHTDSWKSQGLAEVASYCEESRCNNQWVPYVALQAR, encoded by the exons ATGACTCTGGAAGAGCTGGTGACTTGTGACAACACCGAAAAGAA GATGAAATCGGTCAGTGAGTCGGTGGAGCACCTCCTGGTTGCTGCCCAGCGCCAGGGCTGCTTGACAGTTGGCGTTTACGAATCTGCCAAGCTCATGAATGT TGACCCAGACAGCGTGGTTCTGTGCCTTCTGGCCATTGATGAAGAAGACGAAGATGACATTGCCCTCCAGATCCACTTCACACTCATCCAGGCCTTCTGCTGCGACAACGACATCAACATCCTGAGGGTGTCTGGCATGGAGCGCCTGGCAGCTATCCTGGGTGAAAGCCCGGCAGACAACTCTGAGCCACgagacctgcactgcatcctggtgacg AATCCACACACCGATTCCTGGAAGAGCCAAGGTTTAGCTGAAGTTGCCAGTTACTGCGAGGAAAGCCGTTGTAATAACCAGTGGGTCCCCTATGTAGCCCTCCAAGCACGCTGA